A DNA window from Mucilaginibacter xinganensis contains the following coding sequences:
- a CDS encoding STAS domain-containing protein gives MKFTVDKHEKYILVKLNESKLNSLITPQLKSELILINTEGQRNIIFDLSQVKFADSSGLSSLLVGHRLCKNASGTFILTGLNEPVARLITISQLDSVLSIVPTCEEAIDLVFMEEIEKELKKEAK, from the coding sequence ATGAAATTTACGGTTGACAAACACGAGAAATATATTCTGGTAAAGCTGAACGAATCAAAATTAAATTCGTTAATTACTCCGCAGCTTAAATCTGAATTGATATTGATCAACACTGAAGGTCAGCGAAATATCATTTTCGACCTTTCGCAGGTTAAATTTGCAGATTCATCAGGACTTAGCAGTTTACTTGTTGGTCATCGTTTATGTAAAAATGCTTCCGGAACTTTTATCCTTACCGGTTTAAATGAGCCTGTAGCCCGCTTAATCACAATTTCACAGCTGGATAGTGTGCTTTCAATTGTACCTACCTGCGAAGAGGCCATTGACCTGGTTTTTATGGAAGAGATTGAAAAAGAATTGAAAAAAGAAGCAAAATAA
- a CDS encoding phosphoribosylaminoimidazolesuccinocarboxamide synthase — MNAIKETHFNFPGQTSFYKGKVRDVYTIDNKYLVMVVSDRISAFDVVLPEPIPYKGQVLNQIAAKFLAATADIVPNWVVSVPDPNVTIGRICEPFKVEMVIRGYLAGHAWREYSAGKRQVCGVSLPEGLKENDKLPEPIITPTTKASVGHDEDISKEEILKQGIVSAPDYEQLEKYTRALFARGTEIARKQGLILVDTKYEFGKAEGTIYLIDEIHTPDSSRYFYSEGYAGRQENNEPQKQLSKEFVRKWLIENGFQGKEGQVVPEMTPEKVKSISERYIELFEQITGEQFVKPGDQNVLARVEKAINNELSAL; from the coding sequence ATGAACGCAATAAAAGAAACACATTTTAATTTTCCGGGCCAGACCAGCTTTTACAAAGGCAAGGTAAGGGACGTTTATACGATTGATAATAAATACCTGGTAATGGTAGTCAGCGACCGCATCTCCGCCTTTGATGTGGTGCTTCCTGAACCTATTCCATACAAAGGGCAGGTACTTAACCAAATTGCAGCCAAGTTTTTAGCAGCCACTGCTGATATAGTTCCCAACTGGGTGGTCAGCGTTCCTGATCCTAATGTTACCATCGGTCGTATTTGTGAGCCGTTTAAAGTAGAAATGGTGATAAGAGGTTATTTAGCAGGACATGCCTGGCGCGAATACAGCGCGGGAAAAAGACAGGTTTGCGGTGTAAGCTTACCCGAAGGTCTGAAGGAAAACGATAAGCTGCCTGAGCCAATTATTACACCTACCACTAAAGCGTCGGTGGGGCATGATGAGGATATCTCGAAAGAGGAGATCTTGAAACAGGGGATCGTTTCGGCACCGGACTATGAACAACTTGAAAAATATACCAGGGCGCTTTTTGCGCGCGGCACCGAAATTGCCCGTAAACAAGGCCTGATACTGGTAGATACTAAATATGAATTTGGTAAAGCCGAAGGAACAATTTATTTAATTGATGAGATTCATACGCCTGATTCCTCCAGGTATTTTTATAGCGAAGGCTATGCAGGCAGGCAGGAAAATAACGAACCCCAAAAACAGCTGTCAAAGGAGTTTGTTAGAAAATGGCTTATTGAAAATGGTTTCCAGGGCAAAGAGGGGCAAGTGGTTCCGGAAATGACACCTGAGAAAGTAAAATCCATCTCAGAACGGTATATTGAGTTGTTTGAGCAAATAACTGGCGAGCAGTTTGTTAAACCGGGGGACCAAAATGTTTTGGCCCGGGTTGAAAAAGCGATAAACAATGAACTATCTGCTTTGTAA
- the rnr gene encoding ribonuclease R, giving the protein MSKKKNSSSIVKVLTQMVLDIFEQNGNTPLNYKQVSAKLNVRDPDARDIIFEILRDETKTGTLKEVVPGKFQLLELKTFIEGKVDLTNDGSAFIVTDDEFESDIFVAPRKLRNALNGDRVKVYVYAKSKGKHKEGEVIEILQRAKMEFTGIVKLSERFAFFIPDDRKMMHDIFIPMSELNGAKNGIKAVAEITDWPAEAKNPIGRIKHILGTQGENDTEMNAILAEYGFPLSFPKEVEHESEEISDIITNEEISKRRDFRNVTTFTIDPFDAKDFDDALSFRILDNGNYEVGVHIADVSHYIQPDSALDREALDRATSVYLVDRVIPMLPERLSNGLCSLRPKEDKLCFSAVFEMDEEAHIITEWFGKTVIHSDRRFAYEEVQEVIENKAGDFVNEILKLNALAYKLRERKFKNGAISFETTEVKFKLDEAGKPIGVYVKERKDAHKLIEDFMLLANRKVAEYVSKLGKGKHKYTFVYRVHDTPKPDSLANFALFAARFGYKINTKSDKETAKSLNFLMEDVEGKKEQNVLTQLAIRSMAKAIYTTKSSSHYGLAFDHYTHFTSPIRRYPDVMVHRLLFHYLNGGQSANEEHYEKLCQHSSQMEKKAADAERASVKYKQAEYLRDQVGNVFSGVISGVTEWGMYVEIIENKCEGMIRLRDISDDFYTLDEKNYAIIGQRKKKVYQLGDEVKIRVKNVDLTKKQIDFTLVQE; this is encoded by the coding sequence ATGTCTAAAAAGAAAAACAGTTCATCTATAGTAAAAGTACTTACCCAAATGGTACTTGATATATTTGAGCAAAACGGCAATACACCGTTAAATTACAAACAAGTTTCTGCCAAATTAAACGTTCGCGACCCGGATGCCCGGGATATAATTTTTGAGATACTTAGGGACGAAACAAAAACCGGCACCCTAAAAGAAGTAGTTCCAGGCAAGTTTCAATTATTGGAACTTAAAACTTTTATTGAAGGTAAAGTTGACCTCACCAATGACGGTTCAGCTTTTATTGTTACTGATGACGAGTTTGAAAGCGACATTTTTGTTGCTCCCCGTAAATTAAGAAATGCGCTAAACGGCGATAGGGTTAAAGTTTATGTTTACGCAAAAAGCAAAGGTAAGCATAAAGAAGGCGAGGTAATTGAGATCCTGCAGCGTGCAAAAATGGAATTTACCGGGATAGTAAAACTATCTGAGCGTTTTGCCTTTTTTATTCCTGACGACCGTAAAATGATGCATGACATTTTTATCCCGATGAGCGAACTCAACGGCGCTAAAAATGGTATAAAAGCGGTTGCTGAAATTACTGACTGGCCCGCTGAAGCAAAAAACCCGATAGGCCGGATAAAGCACATTCTTGGCACACAAGGCGAAAACGATACGGAAATGAACGCAATTTTAGCGGAATATGGTTTCCCGTTATCATTTCCAAAAGAAGTTGAACACGAGTCTGAAGAGATATCAGATATAATAACAAACGAAGAAATTTCAAAAAGACGCGACTTTAGAAATGTCACTACATTCACTATTGACCCATTTGATGCCAAAGACTTTGATGATGCATTATCATTCAGAATATTGGATAATGGTAATTATGAAGTAGGTGTGCATATCGCCGACGTATCGCATTACATACAGCCCGATTCGGCACTTGACAGGGAAGCACTTGACCGGGCTACATCTGTTTACCTGGTTGACAGGGTAATACCGATGCTACCGGAGCGCTTGTCAAACGGCTTATGCTCATTGAGGCCTAAAGAGGATAAGCTGTGTTTTTCAGCTGTTTTTGAAATGGATGAAGAAGCACATATTATAACCGAATGGTTCGGAAAAACAGTAATCCACTCCGACAGGCGCTTTGCTTATGAAGAAGTACAGGAAGTAATAGAAAATAAGGCTGGTGATTTTGTAAATGAGATCTTAAAATTGAATGCATTGGCTTACAAGCTAAGGGAACGCAAATTTAAAAACGGCGCTATCAGTTTTGAAACTACCGAAGTGAAATTTAAACTTGATGAAGCCGGCAAACCTATCGGTGTTTATGTAAAAGAACGCAAAGATGCGCACAAACTGATTGAAGATTTTATGCTGCTGGCAAACCGCAAGGTTGCCGAGTATGTAAGCAAATTGGGTAAAGGCAAGCATAAATATACTTTTGTTTACCGTGTACACGATACGCCAAAGCCAGATTCGCTTGCTAATTTTGCATTATTCGCTGCAAGGTTTGGATATAAGATCAATACCAAATCAGACAAAGAAACTGCAAAATCCCTTAACTTTTTGATGGAGGACGTAGAGGGCAAGAAAGAGCAGAATGTGCTTACCCAGCTCGCCATCCGCTCAATGGCAAAAGCTATTTATACCACTAAAAGTTCAAGCCATTATGGATTAGCATTTGACCATTACACCCACTTCACCTCTCCTATCCGCCGGTACCCGGATGTGATGGTGCACCGGCTTTTATTTCATTACTTGAACGGTGGACAATCCGCCAATGAAGAGCATTATGAAAAGCTTTGCCAGCACAGTTCGCAAATGGAGAAGAAAGCGGCAGATGCTGAACGTGCATCAGTAAAATATAAACAGGCTGAATATTTACGCGACCAGGTTGGCAACGTATTTAGCGGCGTTATATCTGGTGTTACTGAATGGGGCATGTATGTAGAAATCATAGAAAATAAATGCGAGGGTATGATCCGTCTGCGAGATATTTCGGATGACTTTTATACTTTAGACGAAAAAAACTATGCCATTATCGGTCAGCGTAAAAAGAAAGTTTACCAGCTGGGTGATGAGGTTAAAATTAGGGTAAAAAATGTTGATCTCACTAAAAAACAGATCGACTTTACACTGGTACAGGAGTAG
- a CDS encoding ribonuclease Z yields the protein MKFEVTILGSSSATPIFNRNPTSQAININDRLYLVDCGEGTQQQMLRFDIKASRIDHIFISHLHGDHYLGLVGLISSLHLNGRIKPLRIYCPQQLKEIIDLQLNYSETTLQYPVEYVFTNPLKAEILLDNQDITVETIPLNHRISCTGFLFKEKKRLRKLIKEKIEGLEIPVAYYSALKKGADYIMPNGDVLKNDTLTTDSSDPKSFAYCSDTLYDERYFEQIRNVTLLYHEATFLNNMLDRAMETHHTTALQAAEIALTVNAEKLIIGHFSARYKTLTELLDEARSVFPNTELAIEGRTFIIGD from the coding sequence ATGAAATTTGAGGTAACAATACTTGGCAGCAGTTCTGCAACTCCCATTTTTAACAGGAATCCAACATCCCAGGCGATCAATATTAATGATCGCCTATACTTAGTTGATTGTGGCGAAGGGACCCAGCAGCAAATGTTGCGGTTCGACATTAAAGCCAGTCGCATCGATCATATATTTATCAGCCATTTGCATGGTGATCACTATCTTGGTCTGGTTGGGTTAATCTCATCACTTCATTTAAACGGGCGCATCAAACCTTTGAGGATTTATTGCCCGCAGCAGTTAAAAGAGATTATCGACCTTCAATTAAATTATTCTGAAACTACGCTACAGTATCCTGTAGAATACGTATTTACCAACCCGCTAAAAGCTGAAATACTTTTAGATAACCAGGATATTACTGTAGAAACTATTCCGTTGAACCACAGGATTTCTTGTACCGGGTTCTTATTTAAAGAGAAAAAGCGATTAAGAAAACTGATCAAAGAAAAGATTGAGGGGCTGGAAATTCCGGTTGCTTATTATTCTGCTTTAAAAAAAGGGGCAGATTATATAATGCCCAACGGCGATGTGTTGAAAAATGATACCTTAACCACTGATTCGAGCGATCCTAAATCTTTTGCTTATTGTTCTGACACTTTATACGATGAGCGTTATTTTGAGCAAATAAGAAATGTTACGCTACTCTATCATGAAGCTACTTTTCTGAATAATATGCTCGACAGGGCAATGGAAACTCATCATACAACTGCGCTGCAGGCCGCAGAGATTGCCTTAACCGTTAATGCAGAGAAATTAATTATCGGCCACTTTTCAGCCAGGTACAAGACGTTGACGGAACTATTAGATGAAGCGCGAAGTGTTTTCCCCAATACAGAACTGGCAATTGAAGGCAGAACTTTTATAATCGGAGATTAA
- a CDS encoding M1 family metallopeptidase — MRKLFTIVFLLLTSKNFAQELTSGGKLKPEQAIMDVRHYTIALNVDFKQRTIDCSTTIDVIMAQPTRVLLFDLLDSLNISQVLVNNKKQPFEYKNNLIRINLTNELPAGKASVKVTYGGKPHVARRPPWDDGFIWKTDSTGHQWMAITAEGTGGKLYFPCKDHPSDEPNEGVDMIITVPKDLVVAGPGLLQKVTKHGETATFHWKTNYTINNYSIVFNVGDFAVVSRKYTTIDGHVTPLQFYVLKEHLSKAEHHLDIFEKTIHEQEKYFGEYPWAKEKIAICETPHLGMEHQTMNAYGNKFHYTKVGGEDYDGLMHHEFGHEWWGNKVTAKDWADYWIHEGICTYGDALYVKEFEGKDAYIKFFKQAAPTFGNKIPIVIGKDIDEEAAYNGDIYGKGAFFMHTICYIMGDSVFFPALKKFVTSPKYTYSNLVTTDDVEQFFSKESGKDLKPLFDLYLRSVNKLEVHIKQQPGNKYLIQLDNISIPLPIDITTEAGTKRIMVDSKGIRVNSKILPVIDPDTYYLKKLIIE, encoded by the coding sequence ATGCGTAAATTATTCACAATTGTATTTCTTTTACTTACAAGTAAAAATTTCGCCCAGGAACTAACCTCCGGCGGCAAGCTAAAGCCAGAGCAAGCCATAATGGATGTAAGGCATTACACCATTGCTTTGAATGTTGATTTTAAGCAAAGAACAATTGATTGCTCCACCACCATTGATGTAATTATGGCGCAGCCAACACGTGTTTTATTGTTCGACCTGCTTGACTCCCTGAACATTAGCCAGGTATTGGTTAACAATAAAAAGCAACCATTTGAGTATAAGAACAACCTGATCAGGATCAATCTTACCAATGAGTTGCCTGCCGGGAAAGCCAGCGTAAAAGTGACATACGGTGGCAAACCGCATGTAGCCCGCAGACCGCCATGGGATGATGGGTTTATCTGGAAAACGGATTCAACCGGGCATCAATGGATGGCTATAACGGCCGAAGGTACCGGTGGCAAACTTTATTTCCCTTGTAAGGATCATCCGTCTGATGAGCCGAATGAAGGTGTTGATATGATTATTACCGTACCTAAAGACTTGGTAGTGGCGGGACCCGGCTTACTTCAAAAAGTGACCAAACATGGCGAAACCGCAACTTTTCACTGGAAAACAAATTACACCATCAACAACTACAGCATCGTGTTTAATGTGGGTGATTTTGCTGTGGTAAGCCGCAAGTACACAACCATTGACGGACATGTTACACCGCTGCAATTTTATGTTTTGAAAGAACATCTTTCAAAAGCAGAACATCATCTGGACATTTTTGAAAAAACCATTCATGAGCAGGAGAAGTATTTTGGAGAATATCCCTGGGCCAAAGAGAAAATAGCCATTTGCGAAACCCCGCACCTGGGCATGGAGCACCAAACCATGAATGCTTATGGAAATAAGTTCCATTATACAAAGGTTGGCGGGGAAGATTATGATGGATTAATGCACCATGAGTTTGGACACGAGTGGTGGGGTAATAAAGTAACCGCTAAAGACTGGGCAGACTACTGGATACACGAAGGGATTTGCACCTACGGAGATGCATTATATGTAAAAGAATTTGAAGGTAAGGATGCTTATATTAAATTTTTCAAACAGGCTGCACCTACTTTTGGCAATAAGATCCCTATTGTAATAGGAAAAGATATTGATGAGGAAGCAGCATATAATGGTGATATATATGGAAAGGGCGCTTTCTTTATGCACACCATTTGCTATATCATGGGCGACAGCGTATTTTTTCCGGCCCTTAAAAAATTTGTAACATCACCTAAATATACTTACAGCAACCTGGTTACGACAGACGATGTGGAGCAGTTTTTTAGCAAGGAATCGGGAAAGGATTTGAAACCATTATTTGATTTATACCTACGGTCCGTTAACAAGCTTGAAGTGCATATAAAACAGCAGCCAGGGAATAAATACCTTATACAGCTTGATAATATTTCAATACCGTTACCTATTGATATAACCACCGAAGCCGGAACTAAAAGAATAATGGTAGACAGTAAGGGGATCAGGGTTAACAGTAAGATACTCCCGGTAATTGATCCGGACACTTATTATTTAAAGAAGCTGATAATAGAATAG
- a CDS encoding 3'-5' exonuclease — translation MLEQYDLHNLMVIDIETVPQYKSFDELPEHFQKLWDLKTVHQRKEETAEAFYERAGIWAEFGKIICISVGIFTNGRNVGLRVKSFASHDEKELLEKFSALLAGQPASLILCAHNGKEFDFPYICRRMLVNGIKIPSQLELSGKKPWEIYHLDTMELWKFGDYKNYTSLSLLTAIFDIPTPKDDIDGSMVGKVYWIDNELERICIYCQKDVVATAQLLRRYRGEELITDECITIV, via the coding sequence ATGCTTGAACAATACGACCTTCATAACCTGATGGTTATTGATATTGAAACTGTCCCTCAGTACAAGAGCTTTGATGAGTTACCCGAGCATTTTCAAAAGTTGTGGGATTTAAAAACCGTTCACCAACGCAAAGAAGAAACGGCAGAAGCGTTTTACGAAAGGGCGGGCATTTGGGCCGAATTCGGGAAGATTATTTGTATCTCGGTAGGAATCTTTACTAATGGCCGTAATGTTGGTTTAAGGGTTAAGTCTTTTGCTTCGCATGATGAAAAGGAACTACTGGAAAAATTCTCCGCGCTGCTGGCAGGTCAACCGGCTAGTCTGATCCTTTGTGCACACAATGGAAAGGAGTTTGACTTTCCTTATATCTGCCGCCGGATGCTGGTAAATGGGATTAAGATTCCATCACAATTAGAACTATCAGGCAAAAAACCATGGGAAATCTATCACCTCGATACAATGGAACTATGGAAGTTTGGTGACTATAAAAATTACACCTCATTAAGTTTGCTTACCGCAATTTTCGATATTCCCACTCCTAAAGACGACATCGATGGCAGTATGGTTGGCAAAGTTTACTGGATTGACAATGAATTGGAAAGAATTTGCATCTATTGCCAAAAGGATGTGGTGGCGACTGCCCAATTACTGCGGCGTTACAGGGGCGAAGAATTGATCACCGATGAGTGTATAACCATAGTGTAA
- a CDS encoding ABC transporter ATP-binding protein: MLKVKDLNIKFKTQNGLFEAVKGISFNLKKGETIGIVGESGSGKSVTSLALMRLLDKNQALINGHILLNNNNLCGLPESEMRKIRGHQMAMIFQEPMTSLNPVLTCGYQITEAIQLHLNTTKAEAKKKTIALFKEVQLPRPEAIFDSYPHQISGGQKQRVMIAMALSCNPEILIADEPTTALDVTVQKTIIELLLKLKAERNMSLIFISHDLGVISEIADRVLVMYKGEVVEEAPVKELFSHPQHSYTKGLLACRPSPELHLKKLPVIADFLDTDTKKAISIEEIRKGYEYPAGEIIERKNKLYSQQPLLKISNLNTWFPIKNSFFGRSKEFVKAVKQVSFDVYPGETLGLVGESGCGKTTLGRSILRLIEPTSGTIQFENTDLGSLRKDALREIRKDLQIIFQDPYSSLNPRLTVGDSLMEPLQVHQFYTNDSKRKKKVLELLERVNLLPEHFNRYPHEFSGGQRQRIVIARALALQPKFIICDESVSALDVSVQAQVLNLIRELQAEFNLTYIFISHDLAVIKHISDRMMVMNKGEIVEMGDPDDIYYRPKEEYTKRLIASIPGV, from the coding sequence ATGCTAAAGGTAAAAGATCTGAACATCAAATTCAAAACACAAAATGGTCTTTTCGAGGCGGTTAAAGGCATCTCTTTCAATCTAAAGAAAGGAGAAACTATCGGCATTGTTGGCGAATCGGGATCTGGAAAATCGGTAACTTCCCTCGCCCTGATGCGCTTACTGGATAAAAACCAGGCTTTAATAAATGGTCATATTTTATTGAATAACAATAACTTATGTGGCTTACCTGAGAGTGAAATGCGTAAAATAAGAGGTCATCAGATGGCAATGATCTTCCAGGAGCCCATGACCTCGTTAAACCCTGTTTTAACCTGCGGATACCAAATAACCGAAGCCATTCAATTGCACCTCAATACAACAAAAGCCGAAGCAAAGAAAAAAACGATAGCACTGTTTAAAGAAGTGCAACTCCCCCGGCCAGAAGCTATTTTTGACAGTTACCCGCACCAAATATCGGGCGGACAAAAGCAAAGGGTAATGATAGCAATGGCACTGTCCTGCAACCCCGAGATCCTGATTGCGGATGAGCCCACCACTGCCCTTGATGTGACTGTACAAAAAACCATTATAGAATTATTGTTAAAGCTAAAAGCTGAACGCAATATGAGCCTGATCTTTATATCACATGATTTGGGTGTGATCAGCGAAATTGCAGATAGGGTATTGGTGATGTATAAAGGTGAAGTTGTTGAGGAGGCGCCTGTAAAAGAACTATTCTCACATCCGCAACATTCCTACACAAAAGGGTTACTGGCTTGCCGCCCATCCCCTGAGCTCCATTTAAAAAAGCTACCGGTAATTGCCGACTTTTTAGATACGGATACAAAAAAAGCAATTAGTATTGAAGAGATAAGAAAAGGTTATGAATATCCGGCAGGTGAAATTATCGAACGAAAAAACAAATTATACAGCCAGCAACCGTTATTGAAAATTAGCAACCTTAATACGTGGTTTCCCATAAAAAATAGTTTTTTCGGCAGGTCAAAAGAATTTGTAAAGGCGGTTAAACAAGTAAGCTTTGACGTATATCCGGGTGAGACGCTTGGGCTGGTAGGCGAATCAGGTTGTGGAAAAACAACCCTTGGTCGTAGTATTTTACGTTTGATTGAGCCCACCTCAGGTACCATACAATTTGAAAATACTGATTTAGGAAGTTTAAGGAAAGATGCCCTTAGAGAGATTCGAAAAGATCTTCAGATTATTTTCCAGGACCCATATTCCTCACTGAACCCCCGCTTAACTGTTGGCGATTCGTTAATGGAACCGTTGCAGGTGCACCAGTTTTACACCAATGATAGCAAGCGCAAAAAGAAGGTGCTTGAACTACTGGAACGTGTAAATTTGCTGCCTGAGCATTTCAACAGGTATCCTCATGAATTTTCCGGGGGCCAAAGGCAAAGAATCGTAATAGCCAGAGCCCTGGCACTGCAGCCTAAATTTATCATCTGCGACGAATCTGTTTCTGCATTGGATGTTTCCGTACAAGCCCAGGTATTGAATCTCATCCGCGAATTGCAAGCCGAGTTTAACCTTACTTATATTTTCATCTCGCATGATCTTGCCGTTATTAAACATATCTCAGACCGGATGATGGTAATGAACAAAGGAGAAATAGTCGAAATGGGTGACCCGGATGACATTTACTATCGTCCTAAGGAAGAATACACTAAAAGGCTGATTGCATCTATTCCGGGAGTATGA
- a CDS encoding energy transducer TonB, translating to MKRLLIISAAMLVLLFSFSIKTYSQTLTPPEFPRGKEAFSAFLKKNLKWPKDDDGGSQGIVIISFFVEKDGRLTEIKVAKSMGIAFDDEALHVMNLSPKWIPAMKNNKFIKSKYTVPIRFYITG from the coding sequence ATGAAAAGACTGTTGATCATATCCGCAGCTATGCTTGTGCTGCTATTTTCATTTAGTATTAAAACTTACTCCCAGACTTTAACCCCGCCTGAATTCCCGAGAGGTAAGGAAGCGTTCAGCGCATTTTTAAAGAAAAATTTGAAATGGCCTAAGGATGACGACGGTGGATCGCAAGGCATTGTCATTATCAGTTTTTTCGTGGAAAAAGATGGTCGTTTAACAGAAATAAAAGTCGCAAAAAGCATGGGCATAGCTTTTGATGATGAAGCGCTGCATGTGATGAACCTTTCGCCAAAGTGGATCCCGGCTATGAAGAACAATAAGTTTATAAAATCAAAATATACCGTTCCTATCAGGTTTTACATTACCGGATAA
- a CDS encoding polyprenyl synthetase family protein — protein sequence MKKLEDLQEIISDAVNKLSFPIYPAALYEPISYILSLGGKRMRPALLLMACDLFGGDVDAAISPALAIEVFHNFTLMHDDIMDNAPLRRGNTTVHERWNNNAAILSGDVMLVEGYKLMMQVEDRLLRPILDIFNTTAVGVCEGQQLDMEFEVLDHVNIDEYVNMIRLKTAVVLGGALKIGALIGGADVKDAELLSSFGEHLGLAFQLQDDILDVYGEPEKFGKQVGGDIISNKKTYLLIKAKELADPRQTADLNHWIALKQFNNIEKVEAVTAIYNSLNIRQHAEDAMQTYADKAFEALDAISLPEEHKQYLRDFADGLLVREN from the coding sequence ATGAAGAAACTTGAAGATTTGCAGGAAATTATAAGTGATGCTGTTAACAAGCTTAGCTTTCCTATATATCCTGCGGCACTATACGAGCCTATAAGCTATATTCTCTCGTTGGGTGGTAAACGAATGCGCCCTGCCCTACTTTTGATGGCCTGCGACCTCTTTGGCGGTGATGTGGACGCAGCTATCTCTCCTGCTCTTGCAATTGAAGTATTCCATAATTTTACTTTGATGCATGATGATATTATGGATAATGCACCTCTACGGCGCGGCAATACCACTGTACATGAGCGCTGGAATAACAATGCTGCTATCCTTTCGGGCGATGTTATGCTGGTTGAAGGCTATAAATTAATGATGCAGGTGGAAGACCGTTTACTGCGGCCTATACTTGACATTTTTAATACTACGGCTGTTGGTGTTTGTGAGGGTCAACAACTGGATATGGAGTTTGAAGTACTGGATCATGTAAATATTGATGAATATGTGAATATGATCCGCTTAAAAACCGCTGTCGTTTTAGGCGGTGCATTAAAAATTGGTGCATTAATAGGTGGCGCTGATGTAAAAGATGCTGAGTTACTAAGTAGCTTTGGCGAGCATTTGGGGCTGGCGTTTCAACTACAGGATGATATATTGGACGTGTACGGTGAACCGGAAAAATTCGGCAAACAGGTGGGCGGCGATATTATTTCCAACAAAAAAACATATCTGTTAATAAAGGCTAAAGAATTAGCCGATCCCCGGCAAACTGCTGATTTAAACCATTGGATTGCTTTAAAGCAATTCAATAATATTGAAAAAGTAGAAGCCGTCACCGCCATTTATAATTCTCTGAATATAAGGCAGCATGCAGAAGATGCTATGCAAACCTATGCTGATAAAGCATTTGAAGCGCTTGACGCCATTAGTTTACCCGAAGAACACAAACAATACCTGCGAGATTTTGCCGACGGATTGCTGGTAAGGGAGAATTAA
- a CDS encoding PhoH family protein produces MNELKLSIEQINPAVLWGPNNDHFEIIKKQYPKLKIVARGNEVKILGDDHELNIFQEKFHHLLQHVEKYENLNITDLERILGSKTDTSKPDAAADKFASGEVIVFGPNGVMVKARTANQRKMVDCINQSDILFAIGPAGTGKTYTAVALAVRALKNKDIKRIILTRPAVEAGENLGFLPGDLKEKIDPYLRPLYDALDDMIPAEKLKFYLENRTIEIAPLAFMRGRTLDNCFVILDEAQNATDMQLKMFLTRMGPSAKFIVTGDVTQIDLPKKQQSGLHTALRILTDISGIEIVYLSGEDVVRHKLVRKILAAYGDIQ; encoded by the coding sequence TTGAACGAACTTAAATTATCGATTGAACAAATCAACCCGGCAGTATTGTGGGGGCCAAATAATGATCATTTTGAGATCATAAAAAAACAATACCCTAAACTTAAAATAGTGGCCAGGGGTAACGAGGTGAAGATATTGGGTGACGACCACGAGCTGAATATATTCCAGGAGAAGTTTCATCATTTGCTTCAGCATGTGGAGAAGTATGAGAATTTGAATATTACAGACCTGGAGAGAATCCTGGGCTCAAAAACTGATACTTCCAAGCCTGATGCCGCAGCAGATAAATTTGCCAGTGGCGAGGTTATCGTATTTGGGCCCAACGGCGTAATGGTAAAAGCACGTACGGCCAACCAGCGTAAAATGGTGGACTGTATTAATCAAAGTGATATACTGTTTGCTATTGGCCCTGCAGGTACCGGTAAAACCTATACGGCGGTTGCCTTAGCGGTAAGGGCGCTTAAAAATAAGGACATCAAACGTATTATATTAACCCGGCCCGCAGTTGAAGCAGGGGAGAACCTCGGTTTTTTACCGGGCGACCTTAAAGAAAAGATAGACCCATACCTGCGCCCTTTATATGATGCGCTGGATGATATGATCCCGGCTGAGAAGCTGAAATTTTATCTGGAAAACCGTACCATTGAGATTGCACCGCTGGCATTTATGCGCGGGAGAACCCTGGATAACTGCTTTGTAATTTTGGATGAGGCCCAAAATGCGACGGACATGCAATTAAAGATGTTTTTAACCCGCATGGGGCCATCGGCTAAATTTATTGTAACCGGAGATGTTACCCAAATAGACTTGCCGAAAAAACAACAATCGGGCTTGCACACTGCTTTACGGATACTTACAGATATTAGTGGAATTGAAATTGTTTATCTTAGCGGCGAAGATGTTGTAAGGCATAAACTGGTACGCAAAATATTGGCAGCCTACGGGGATATACAGTAA